A genomic region of Mycolicibacterium poriferae contains the following coding sequences:
- a CDS encoding sulfurtransferase: MPLPPDPSPALQSYAHPERLVTADWLSGNLGRPGLAIVESDEDVLLYDTGHIPGAVKIDWHTDLNDPEVRDYITGEQFAELMNRKGISREDTVVIYGDKSNWWAAYALWVFTLFGHPDVRLLDGGRNLWISDGRDTTLDVPSKQTTGYPVVERNDAPIRAFKEDVLAILGKQPLIDVRSPQEYTGERTHMPDYPEEGALRGGHIPTAVSIPWAKAAQDNGKFRSRAELDELYGQFAPSGGTDSGVIAYCRIGERSSHTWFVLTHLLGMEGVRNYDGSWTEWGNAVRVPVTTGSDPGDAPGAS; this comes from the coding sequence GTGCCGTTACCGCCTGATCCCAGCCCCGCCCTGCAGTCCTACGCCCACCCGGAACGTCTGGTCACCGCCGACTGGCTGTCCGGCAACCTCGGCCGACCCGGCCTGGCCATCGTCGAGTCCGACGAGGATGTGCTGCTCTACGACACCGGCCACATCCCCGGCGCCGTCAAGATCGACTGGCACACCGACCTCAACGACCCCGAGGTGCGCGACTACATCACCGGCGAGCAGTTCGCCGAGCTGATGAACCGCAAAGGCATCTCCCGCGAGGACACCGTCGTCATCTACGGCGACAAGAGCAACTGGTGGGCCGCCTACGCGCTGTGGGTGTTCACCCTGTTCGGCCACCCCGACGTGCGCCTGCTCGACGGCGGACGCAACCTGTGGATCTCCGACGGCCGCGACACCACCCTCGACGTGCCGTCCAAGCAGACCACCGGCTACCCGGTCGTCGAACGCAACGACGCCCCGATCCGTGCGTTCAAAGAAGACGTGCTCGCCATCCTGGGCAAGCAGCCCCTGATCGACGTCCGCTCGCCCCAGGAGTACACCGGCGAACGCACCCACATGCCCGACTACCCCGAAGAAGGCGCGCTGCGCGGCGGCCACATCCCGACCGCCGTGTCGATCCCGTGGGCCAAGGCCGCCCAGGACAACGGTAAGTTCCGGTCCCGCGCCGAACTCGACGAGCTCTACGGACAGTTCGCCCCGTCCGGCGGCACCGACTCCGGCGTCATCGCCTACTGCCGCATCGGGGAACGCTCGAGCCACACCTGGTTCGTGCTGACCCATCTGCTCGGCATGGAAGGCGTGCGCAACTACGACGGCTCGTGGACCGAATGGGGCAACGCCGTGCGGGTGCCCGTGACCACCGGATCCGATCCGGGGGATGCGCCCGGCGCCTCATGA
- a CDS encoding PASTA domain-containing protein: MNKNLVAAVSAVCVMGAVVTASPAMAAKGDPAAGGAQSTWEMPDVKGMILHPALQSILSATGGKQVKVNYVDAGHLAVYNDENWMVCGQSPAPGAETAKYSVTLKVERPAFDECPSS, from the coding sequence ATGAACAAGAACCTGGTCGCGGCGGTGTCGGCGGTGTGCGTGATGGGCGCGGTGGTGACGGCGAGCCCGGCGATGGCCGCCAAGGGTGATCCTGCCGCCGGCGGCGCCCAGTCCACCTGGGAGATGCCGGATGTGAAGGGCATGATTCTGCACCCTGCGCTGCAGTCCATCCTGTCGGCCACGGGCGGCAAGCAGGTGAAGGTCAACTACGTCGACGCCGGTCACCTGGCGGTCTACAACGACGAGAACTGGATGGTGTGCGGGCAGTCGCCCGCGCCCGGCGCCGAAACGGCGAAGTACTCGGTGACGCTGAAGGTGGAGCGTCCGGCGTTCGACGAATGCCCCTCCAGCTGA